Proteins co-encoded in one Nonomuraea helvata genomic window:
- a CDS encoding class I SAM-dependent methyltransferase, with protein MSLSEIGKDWTELGKSDPLWAVLTEPGRRHGKWSDAEFLATGIIQVNDDLDWLEGHGISVPRGRALDFGCGAGRLTNALAKHFSEVVGVDISEPMLQEARRLDRSGGRVRFVHRTAPNLACFDNDSYDLVYTDRVLQHLPPDLARDYLRELLRIARPDGAVVVGIPDKAKNSLVGLGARAIPQSVLSLIQRMVLRYPAPMRMHPIPQHEVQAIAAAHGGLLRGTKEYGSDAIWRHVRHIILMNGVEETSVPSGGLTHLLEPINAHHPR; from the coding sequence ATGAGCCTTAGCGAAATCGGGAAAGACTGGACCGAGCTAGGGAAGAGCGACCCACTGTGGGCAGTCCTCACCGAGCCAGGAAGACGCCACGGCAAATGGTCCGATGCAGAATTCCTGGCTACTGGGATAATTCAGGTGAACGACGACCTAGACTGGCTGGAAGGGCACGGGATCTCTGTCCCGCGCGGCCGGGCACTGGACTTTGGCTGTGGTGCGGGACGATTGACGAACGCACTGGCCAAGCATTTCTCGGAGGTAGTTGGCGTGGACATCTCTGAGCCCATGTTGCAGGAGGCACGTCGCCTGGATCGCAGCGGCGGCCGAGTGCGCTTCGTGCACAGAACAGCACCTAATCTCGCCTGCTTTGACAATGACAGTTACGACCTGGTTTACACGGATCGGGTCCTGCAACATCTCCCGCCGGACTTGGCGCGTGACTATCTACGGGAACTGCTCCGGATCGCCCGGCCCGACGGAGCGGTTGTCGTGGGCATTCCCGACAAGGCGAAAAATTCGCTGGTCGGGCTGGGCGCGCGAGCGATTCCACAATCAGTTCTGAGTCTCATTCAGCGAATGGTGCTCCGCTATCCCGCTCCCATGCGGATGCACCCGATTCCGCAGCACGAGGTTCAGGCCATCGCAGCCGCCCACGGAGGATTACTGCGCGGCACCAAAGAGTACGGCAGTGACGCCATATGGCGGCACGTCAGGCACATCATCCTCATGAACGGTGTAGAAGAGACTTCTGTCCCATCCGGCGGCTTGACACACCTTCTGGAGCCGATCAACGCCCACCACCCGAGGTAG
- a CDS encoding class I SAM-dependent methyltransferase: MTLPLPALAPVEETLWVTLTARAFDSRLPDPILGDTMADELVRKTGYTNDKLRWTRLSCVDVAQRAKKLDEVARRFIARHPNAIGIDLGAGLDTRAFRIDTPPTVDWYDVDFPDVVAARRRLIPDRPHVHAIGADLTDPTWLESLPTDRPAVIVADGLMAFLAEADMISLLQRLTDHLHSGEIAFNVYNKFTVRAAKLTPSVGWLVPLFKSPGFDRLDPVRWNPKLTLIEEIMLAREPEVAKYPLALRLWTRLGAPSASLSRLGTVVARYRF; this comes from the coding sequence ATGACGCTCCCCCTTCCCGCTCTGGCCCCGGTGGAGGAAACCCTGTGGGTCACCCTGACCGCCCGGGCATTCGACAGCCGCCTGCCGGACCCGATTCTCGGGGACACGATGGCCGACGAGCTCGTCCGCAAGACCGGCTACACCAACGACAAGCTCCGCTGGACCAGGCTTTCCTGCGTCGATGTCGCCCAGCGGGCCAAGAAACTGGATGAGGTCGCGCGGCGGTTCATCGCCCGCCACCCCAACGCGATCGGTATCGACCTGGGCGCCGGGCTGGACACGCGGGCGTTCCGCATCGACACACCGCCCACCGTCGACTGGTACGACGTCGACTTCCCTGACGTCGTCGCCGCCCGGCGACGGCTCATCCCCGACCGCCCGCACGTCCACGCCATTGGCGCGGACCTGACCGACCCGACCTGGCTGGAGAGCCTCCCCACCGACCGCCCCGCCGTGATCGTCGCCGACGGCCTGATGGCGTTTCTCGCCGAAGCCGACATGATCTCCCTGCTGCAGCGGCTCACCGACCATCTCCACAGCGGGGAGATCGCGTTCAACGTTTACAACAAGTTCACGGTCCGGGCCGCGAAACTCACCCCCAGCGTCGGGTGGCTGGTCCCCCTCTTCAAGTCCCCGGGGTTCGACCGCCTCGACCCCGTGCGCTGGAATCCCAAGCTCACGCTCATCGAGGAGATCATGCTCGCCCGCGAGCCGGAGGTCGCCAAGTATCCGCTGGCCCTGCGCCTGTGGACTCGCTTGGGGGCACCCAGCGCGTCCTTGTCCAGGTTGGGCACCGTGGTCGCGCGCTACCGCTTCTGA
- a CDS encoding metallopeptidase family protein, producing the protein MASVIEVSRERFEELVSEALDTIPPDLTRAMSNVVVTVVDDPPEPHLLGLYTGVPLTERGDWYSAVLPDRIEIYRNPICQICDTEDAVVREVRITVVHEVGHHFGIDDARLHELGW; encoded by the coding sequence ATGGCAAGCGTGATCGAGGTTTCGCGGGAGAGATTCGAAGAGCTCGTGTCCGAGGCATTGGACACGATTCCCCCTGACCTCACCCGTGCTATGAGCAATGTCGTCGTGACGGTCGTCGATGACCCGCCGGAGCCCCACCTGCTCGGCCTGTACACCGGTGTCCCCCTCACCGAACGCGGCGACTGGTACTCAGCAGTCCTGCCCGACCGCATCGAGATCTACCGCAATCCGATATGCCAGATCTGCGATACCGAGGACGCCGTCGTCCGCGAAGTGCGCATCACGGTCGTGCACGAGGTCGGGCATCACTTCGGCATCGACGATGCCAGGCTTCATGAGCTGGGTTGGTAA
- a CDS encoding sensor histidine kinase, translated as MRHPRWASDVLLTVGATVCDLLMWMANSEQRLFATPLTVLMWIAPTVPLFWRRTHPQLSFIAVAIACVAWSIVIGPYTDVQIVPLFLAVALYSLARYAPPVRALAGLVVLCGIVLVDVATSSWPDGLSSALSTLILLAFPVCIWLLGQGRRRIGVDVQRLRELTDQLRAERELSAHRAVIAERAHIARDLHDVVAHHLSAIAVVAHANAEVAAEDNPVRKGLTTIALTADAALADMRRLLGLLAAGDEAAEPLPEATLGDLRQLTEAAESAGCTVSVSMDDDLDPLPRSLHLTAYRIVQEGVTNVIKHAAPTDVTLCIRRQGSELRISLTNGPSSSVRRRIGGAGLGLTGLRERVKVLDGTLRAGPTDEGGWRLLARLPLGLEAG; from the coding sequence ATGCGACACCCCCGCTGGGCCAGCGACGTTCTCCTCACCGTCGGCGCGACCGTGTGCGATCTGCTTATGTGGATGGCGAACAGTGAGCAACGACTTTTCGCGACGCCATTGACAGTCCTGATGTGGATCGCGCCGACTGTACCGCTGTTCTGGCGCCGGACCCATCCGCAGTTGTCGTTCATCGCGGTGGCCATTGCGTGCGTGGCCTGGTCAATAGTGATCGGCCCGTACACGGATGTGCAGATCGTCCCTCTGTTCCTGGCCGTCGCGCTGTACTCGCTCGCCCGTTACGCCCCGCCGGTGCGGGCGCTGGCGGGGCTGGTCGTGCTGTGCGGCATCGTCCTTGTCGACGTCGCCACCTCATCCTGGCCGGACGGGCTGTCCTCCGCCTTGAGCACTCTGATCCTGCTCGCCTTCCCTGTCTGTATCTGGCTGCTCGGCCAGGGCCGGCGCCGGATCGGCGTGGACGTCCAGCGACTGCGGGAGCTGACCGACCAGCTGCGGGCCGAGCGGGAGCTGAGCGCCCATAGGGCGGTCATCGCCGAACGCGCCCACATTGCCCGAGATCTCCACGATGTGGTCGCCCATCACCTCAGCGCCATCGCGGTGGTGGCCCACGCCAACGCCGAAGTCGCGGCGGAGGACAACCCAGTGCGGAAGGGGTTGACCACGATCGCGCTCACAGCCGACGCCGCGCTGGCGGACATGCGGCGACTGCTCGGTCTACTCGCCGCCGGCGATGAAGCCGCCGAACCGTTGCCCGAGGCTACCCTCGGTGACCTGCGACAGCTCACAGAGGCTGCGGAGAGCGCTGGGTGCACCGTCAGTGTGAGCATGGACGACGACCTCGACCCGCTGCCGCGCTCGCTCCACCTCACCGCATACCGCATCGTGCAGGAAGGCGTGACGAATGTCATCAAGCACGCGGCTCCAACCGATGTCACTCTCTGTATCCGGCGCCAAGGCTCCGAGCTACGCATCAGCCTCACGAACGGCCCCTCCAGCTCCGTGCGGCGCCGTATCGGCGGTGCCGGGTTGGGCCTGACCGGGTTACGTGAACGGGTCAAAGTCCTTGATGGCACCCTGCGCGCCGGTCCCACCGACGAAGGCGGCTGGCGGTTGCTCGCCAGGCTTCCCCTCGGTTTGGAGGCCGGGTGA
- a CDS encoding TetR/AcrR family transcriptional regulator, whose amino-acid sequence MADETRRERKKLQTRQLLVDTALRLFAEQGYEQTTIAQITQAADVAKKTFFNHFPTKEDVLFADTGQYVQAAVEVIGERAPEEHVSDVLLEIYERVFARRLTGGPLSGAGKNLKHLDDTVMKLPAVQAKALLVLFDLQQAIADALLKAYPRVLDSVTAAAAVGSLMGAAQAAGTVSLRQGPSMEEYLTSIRRALDVALQGLRSL is encoded by the coding sequence ATGGCGGACGAGACGCGACGCGAGCGCAAGAAACTCCAGACGAGGCAACTGCTGGTCGACACGGCGCTCAGGCTGTTCGCCGAACAGGGATACGAGCAGACCACCATCGCGCAGATCACCCAGGCGGCCGACGTGGCCAAGAAGACGTTCTTCAACCACTTCCCCACGAAGGAAGACGTGCTGTTCGCCGACACCGGCCAGTACGTCCAAGCGGCCGTCGAAGTGATCGGCGAACGAGCGCCGGAGGAACACGTCTCCGACGTCCTGCTCGAGATCTACGAACGAGTCTTCGCCCGGCGTCTGACCGGGGGGCCGCTCTCCGGGGCCGGCAAGAATCTGAAGCACCTCGACGACACGGTCATGAAACTGCCTGCCGTGCAGGCCAAGGCCCTGCTCGTGCTGTTCGACCTCCAGCAGGCGATCGCCGACGCGCTCCTGAAGGCCTACCCCCGCGTGCTCGACTCGGTCACCGCGGCTGCCGCCGTCGGATCCCTGATGGGAGCCGCTCAAGCCGCCGGCACGGTCAGCCTCCGCCAGGGCCCCTCAATGGAGGAGTACCTGACCTCGATCCGGCGCGCCCTCGACGTCGCCCTCCAGGGGCTGCGCTCGTTGTAG
- a CDS encoding response regulator transcription factor has translation MRIVLADDQSVVRAALRMVIERREDLHVVSEAADGAQAVAAAFEFRPDVVVMDVRMPGMTGVDATRAIVRDWPHADPHPKILILTTFDLDEYVHAALHAGAAGFLLKNSQPDQLAEAIRIVAEGESILSPSTTRRLIDAFTRSAAGPRATAGEVDLVDRLTERERDVLVLLAKGYTNPEIAEILGLTETSVRSRVNRILTRLQLDNRVQAALAAYRAGLISDEKL, from the coding sequence TTGAGGATCGTTCTCGCGGACGACCAGTCGGTCGTCCGCGCGGCCCTGCGCATGGTGATCGAACGCCGTGAAGATCTCCATGTGGTGTCCGAGGCCGCCGATGGTGCCCAGGCGGTCGCCGCCGCTTTCGAGTTCAGGCCGGATGTCGTGGTCATGGACGTCCGAATGCCCGGGATGACAGGGGTCGATGCCACCAGGGCGATCGTCAGGGACTGGCCGCATGCGGATCCCCACCCGAAGATCCTTATCCTCACCACATTCGACTTGGACGAGTACGTCCATGCCGCGCTCCATGCCGGCGCCGCTGGCTTTCTGCTCAAGAACAGTCAGCCCGACCAACTGGCGGAGGCGATTCGCATCGTCGCAGAGGGGGAGTCCATACTGTCGCCGTCCACGACCCGCCGCCTCATCGATGCCTTCACTCGCTCGGCGGCCGGGCCCCGCGCGACGGCCGGGGAAGTCGACCTTGTCGATCGACTCACTGAACGAGAGCGCGACGTGCTGGTCCTCCTGGCCAAGGGGTACACCAACCCGGAGATCGCCGAGATCCTCGGGCTGACAGAAACGAGTGTCCGCAGCCGCGTCAACCGCATTCTGACGCGGCTGCAGCTCGACAACCGTGTGCAAGCCGCGTTGGCCGCCTACCGCGCTGGGCTGATCTCGGACGAGAAGCTGTGA
- a CDS encoding PspC domain-containing protein: MSEYNVKKLRRTHKGRIIAGVCSGIGEYFGVDANLVRIALAIVTIFGGLGVGVYAIGWLLMPDEYSDTSIVQDLINKQQDRSRTDWSGEQKPMP; this comes from the coding sequence ATGAGCGAATACAACGTCAAGAAGCTGCGTCGGACTCACAAGGGCAGGATCATCGCGGGCGTCTGCTCCGGCATCGGTGAGTACTTCGGGGTCGACGCCAACCTGGTGCGCATCGCGCTGGCGATCGTGACGATCTTCGGCGGTCTGGGCGTCGGCGTGTACGCGATCGGCTGGCTCCTCATGCCCGACGAGTACAGCGACACCTCCATCGTACAGGACCTGATCAACAAGCAGCAGGACCGCAGCAGAACGGACTGGAGCGGCGAGCAGAAGCCGATGCCGTGA
- a CDS encoding metallophosphoesterase → MKFVHRSKAVINSRTAKAAAVLLVAAVGAWLGIFLSGTVRAQVGPVETGMSLRPAWNGETVVDASPLGTLTFHTHDAPLRLRITLENIDQDRAKALIEDPRLADRLPGLIESDLLDGVRALVIRSLLCAGAGALIAVLMVFRRPRVAFLGLLAAAVGLAGTGALAALTFRPNSLVEPRYSGLIAAAPSLVGSAESIVSRFESYRSQLTKLVTNVSKLYDTVSTLPLYDTNPKTIRVLHISDIHINPIAWNVVRSLKDQFGVDMIVDTGDISDHGTKAENKFVDEIGRLGVPYVYVRGNHDSMITQKAVEKQKNSVVLDNKTETVAGLKIYGLGDPRFTPDKSVAVPSDPAALAQFARSHLPEVGRPDLIAVHDPDVGMGFSGAAPMILAGHTHDRRTNLLPSGTRMLVQGSTGGAGLRALEHPQPTPVQASVLYFDRETKRMQAWDDITLGGLGEQSVYIQRHVEPDPQRMISPEPTIAPSPTGSITGTQTPTNGSPLWHQGQSSPMLQRSPTEGDRES, encoded by the coding sequence ATGAAGTTCGTTCACAGATCAAAGGCAGTCATCAACTCCAGAACGGCGAAGGCGGCGGCGGTCCTCCTCGTCGCCGCCGTGGGTGCCTGGCTGGGCATCTTTCTCAGCGGCACCGTACGTGCCCAGGTCGGTCCCGTGGAGACCGGAATGTCGCTCCGCCCGGCCTGGAACGGCGAGACGGTGGTGGACGCCAGCCCGCTCGGCACGCTCACGTTCCACACGCACGACGCGCCGCTGCGGCTGCGCATCACGCTCGAGAACATCGACCAGGACCGTGCCAAGGCCCTCATAGAGGATCCGCGTCTGGCCGACCGCCTGCCAGGCCTCATCGAGAGCGACCTCCTGGACGGCGTGCGCGCGCTCGTGATCCGCTCGCTGCTGTGCGCGGGGGCGGGGGCCCTGATCGCGGTCCTGATGGTCTTCAGACGCCCCCGTGTGGCCTTCCTGGGCCTCCTGGCAGCCGCCGTGGGCCTGGCGGGCACGGGAGCTCTCGCCGCGCTCACGTTCCGCCCCAACTCGCTCGTCGAGCCCCGCTACTCGGGGCTCATCGCCGCCGCGCCGTCACTGGTGGGCAGCGCCGAGTCGATCGTGTCCCGCTTCGAGTCGTACAGGTCGCAGCTCACCAAGCTCGTCACGAACGTCTCGAAGCTCTACGACACGGTTTCAACTCTGCCGCTGTACGACACCAACCCCAAGACCATCCGAGTCCTCCATATCTCCGATATCCACATAAATCCCATCGCCTGGAACGTCGTCCGCTCCCTCAAGGACCAGTTCGGCGTGGACATGATCGTCGACACGGGCGACATTTCCGACCACGGCACCAAGGCCGAGAACAAGTTCGTCGACGAGATCGGCCGCCTGGGGGTCCCGTACGTGTACGTACGCGGCAACCATGACTCGATGATCACCCAGAAAGCGGTCGAGAAGCAGAAGAACTCCGTGGTCCTCGACAACAAGACCGAGACGGTGGCGGGCCTGAAGATCTACGGCCTGGGGGACCCTCGCTTCACCCCGGACAAATCCGTAGCAGTTCCCTCAGACCCTGCCGCACTCGCCCAGTTCGCCCGCTCCCACCTCCCCGAGGTCGGCCGGCCGGACCTGATCGCCGTACACGACCCGGACGTCGGCATGGGCTTCTCCGGCGCGGCGCCCATGATCCTCGCCGGCCACACCCACGACCGCAGGACGAACCTGCTCCCTTCGGGCACCCGCATGCTCGTCCAGGGCTCGACCGGCGGCGCCGGCCTGCGCGCGCTCGAACACCCCCAGCCCACGCCCGTGCAGGCGTCGGTCCTCTACTTCGACAGGGAGACCAAGCGCATGCAGGCATGGGACGACATCACGCTGGGCGGTCTGGGGGAGCAGTCGGTGTACATCCAGCGTCACGTGGAGCCCGACCCACAACGTATGATTTCCCCGGAGCCAACGATCGCCCCGTCGCCAACGGGATCGATCACTGGCACGCAGACGCCGACCAACGGTTCGCCGCTTTGGCATCAAGGGCAATCGTCCCCTATGCTTCAGAGGTCTCCGACGGAAGGCGACAGGGAATCCTGA
- a CDS encoding nitroreductase/quinone reductase family protein: MARYIEPTRMDHLFNRTVAGLTRLGISLWGSRILYVRGRSSGEWRTTPVNMLTLNGSRYLVAPRGITQWVRNLRVAGNGELRVGRRIETFTATELSDDEKPAILRAYLKRWGWEVGRFFEGVDASASEEQVQAIAPGFPVFRIN; this comes from the coding sequence ATGGCCCGCTACATCGAACCGACCCGCATGGATCACCTGTTCAACCGTACGGTTGCAGGGCTGACCCGGCTCGGGATCAGCCTCTGGGGCTCCCGGATCCTGTACGTCCGCGGCCGGTCCAGCGGCGAATGGCGCACCACGCCGGTGAACATGCTGACCCTGAACGGCTCCCGCTACCTGGTCGCACCCCGAGGCATCACCCAGTGGGTACGCAACCTGCGTGTCGCTGGAAACGGCGAGCTGCGCGTGGGCCGCCGCATCGAAACGTTCACCGCCACCGAACTGTCCGACGACGAGAAGCCGGCCATTCTCCGGGCGTACCTGAAGCGCTGGGGCTGGGAGGTCGGAAGGTTCTTCGAGGGAGTCGACGCGAGCGCGTCCGAGGAACAGGTGCAGGCGATCGCTCCAGGCTTTCCCGTCTTCCGGATCAACTAG
- a CDS encoding acyl-CoA dehydrogenase family protein has product MNDLLRLDDRLNADQRLIRDTVKSFVSDRILPNVGDWFENAVFPARELAPELGSLGLLGMHLEGYGCAGTDAVSYGVACRELEAGDSGLRSFVSVQGSLAMFPIWRYGSDEQKDEWLPRMAAGTAIGCFGLTEPDHGSDPANMRTYAKKDGSDWILNGSKMWITNGSIADVAVVWAQTDEGIRGFVVPTSTPGFSAPEIHKKLSLRASVTSSLYFDDVRLPASAALPDVTGLRGPLSCLSEARFGIVWGVVGAARSCLEAAVDYAKTRVQFDKPIGAFQLTQEKLAWMYVGLAQAGLTALHLGSLKDTGQLEPRQISFGKLANVRAALDIARQARSILGGNGITLEYPVIRHMNNLESVLTYEGTQEIHTLVLGEALTGLAAYR; this is encoded by the coding sequence ATGAACGATCTGCTTCGCCTGGACGACCGGCTCAACGCTGACCAGCGGCTGATCCGCGACACGGTCAAGTCGTTCGTCTCCGACCGCATCCTGCCTAACGTGGGCGACTGGTTCGAGAACGCGGTCTTCCCGGCGCGCGAGCTCGCGCCCGAGCTCGGCTCGCTCGGCCTGCTGGGGATGCACCTGGAGGGGTACGGCTGCGCGGGCACGGACGCGGTGTCGTACGGGGTGGCCTGCCGCGAGCTGGAGGCCGGCGACTCGGGCCTGCGCTCCTTCGTATCCGTCCAGGGTTCGCTGGCCATGTTCCCCATCTGGCGATATGGCTCTGATGAGCAGAAGGACGAGTGGCTCCCCCGGATGGCCGCCGGGACGGCGATCGGCTGCTTCGGCCTGACGGAGCCGGACCACGGCTCGGACCCGGCCAACATGCGTACTTATGCCAAGAAAGACGGATCCGACTGGATCCTGAACGGCTCCAAGATGTGGATCACCAACGGCTCCATCGCCGACGTGGCGGTGGTGTGGGCGCAGACCGACGAGGGCATCCGCGGCTTCGTCGTACCGACCTCCACTCCCGGCTTCTCCGCCCCTGAGATCCACAAGAAGCTGTCCCTTAGGGCCTCGGTCACCTCGTCCCTCTACTTCGACGACGTCCGCCTGCCCGCCTCCGCCGCCCTCCCCGACGTCACCGGCCTCCGCGGCCCGCTCTCCTGCCTTTCGGAGGCCCGCTTCGGCATCGTCTGGGGCGTCGTGGGCGCCGCCCGCTCCTGCCTGGAGGCGGCGGTGGACTACGCGAAGACGCGCGTCCAGTTCGACAAGCCGATCGGGGCGTTCCAGCTGACCCAGGAGAAGCTCGCCTGGATGTACGTCGGCCTCGCCCAGGCGGGGCTCACCGCGCTCCACCTGGGCTCGCTGAAGGACACGGGGCAGCTGGAGCCCCGGCAGATCAGCTTCGGCAAGCTGGCCAACGTACGCGCCGCCCTCGACATCGCCCGCCAGGCCCGCTCCATCCTGGGCGGGAACGGGATCACGCTGGAGTACCCTGTGATCAGGCACATGAACAACTTGGAGTCTGTGCTGACGTACGAGGGCACTCAGGAGATTCATACGCTGGTGCTTGGGGAGGCGCTGACGGGTCTGGCCGCTTACCGGTGA
- a CDS encoding MFS transporter, with product MRARRPQGRHRRAEDQATYREVIAIREFRALWYGQGLSLIGDQLAQVALAVLVYDRTRSPLATAAVYALTYLPSIVGGPLLAGLADRFARRGVMLTCDLIRAVLVGAMAVPGMPFWALCALVFLVVLLSAPFSAARAALLPEVLEGDRYVIGSALQNMTNQAVQMLGFAAGGAAIATMGPYRALALDAATFLGSALILISGVRRRPAANRDSTKPSMWSMTMAGARLVFGSRQLRTLILFAWLCGFYILPEGIAVPYAAKLATGTLPVPVITGLLMAAMPTGTVVGAFLFSRFVGPERRMRLMGWMAMLSCAPLAVTALRPPLAVVLAAWVLSGIGGAYQLAANAAFVQHVPAERRAQAFGLAQSGLMAVQGIGILIGGFAAERLGPEPVVAVAGVAGVICAAVLALIWTESRERVPAAA from the coding sequence ATGCGGGCACGACGGCCGCAGGGACGGCATCGCCGTGCCGAGGACCAGGCCACATACCGAGAAGTCATCGCCATCAGGGAGTTCAGGGCGCTCTGGTACGGCCAGGGCCTTTCGCTCATCGGCGACCAGCTCGCCCAGGTGGCACTCGCCGTACTCGTCTACGATCGCACGCGCTCGCCGCTCGCCACGGCCGCCGTGTACGCGCTGACGTACCTGCCGTCGATCGTCGGCGGGCCGCTGCTGGCCGGCCTGGCGGACCGGTTCGCGCGCCGGGGTGTCATGCTCACCTGCGACCTGATCAGGGCCGTGCTGGTGGGCGCGATGGCGGTGCCCGGCATGCCGTTCTGGGCGCTGTGCGCGCTGGTGTTCCTGGTGGTGCTGCTCAGCGCGCCGTTCTCGGCCGCGCGGGCCGCACTGCTGCCCGAAGTGCTCGAAGGCGACCGGTACGTCATCGGCTCGGCCCTCCAGAACATGACGAACCAGGCCGTACAGATGCTCGGTTTCGCCGCAGGCGGAGCCGCCATCGCCACCATGGGCCCCTACCGGGCGCTCGCTCTGGACGCCGCGACGTTCCTCGGCTCCGCGTTGATCCTGATCTCAGGGGTACGACGCCGCCCCGCCGCCAACCGCGACAGCACGAAACCGTCCATGTGGAGCATGACCATGGCCGGAGCCCGGCTGGTGTTCGGGTCGCGGCAGTTGCGGACGCTCATCCTGTTCGCGTGGCTGTGCGGCTTCTACATCCTGCCTGAGGGCATCGCCGTGCCGTACGCGGCCAAGCTCGCCACGGGCACGCTGCCGGTTCCCGTGATCACTGGGCTGCTGATGGCGGCGATGCCGACCGGGACGGTGGTTGGGGCGTTCCTTTTCAGCAGGTTCGTGGGGCCTGAGCGGCGGATGCGGCTCATGGGGTGGATGGCCATGCTGAGCTGCGCGCCCCTGGCCGTGACGGCGCTCCGGCCGCCGCTCGCCGTGGTGCTCGCCGCATGGGTTCTGTCGGGGATCGGAGGGGCGTACCAGCTCGCGGCCAATGCCGCCTTCGTCCAGCATGTTCCGGCCGAACGTCGCGCCCAGGCGTTCGGCCTCGCGCAGTCGGGGCTGATGGCCGTACAGGGGATCGGGATCTTGATCGGTGGATTCGCGGCGGAGAGACTCGGTCCGGAGCCGGTGGTCGCGGTGGCCGGGGTGGCCGGGGTCATCTGCGCGGCCGTGCTCGCCCTCATCTGGACCGAGTCCCGGGAACGTGTGCCCGCCGCGGCCTGA
- a CDS encoding barstar family protein, which translates to MDSVQPKFLLVDDDDQVLGACLDAEGVFVEPTESDEGLTVEILGCLLAQRLRDYLEGSKRYRQRNPLDSLWLQMLDVAGEPLVDFWMGEIIDWRSSRLDPERVDIVALWGFDSPSAGARDVWERWRSARPDQPNQWAVYGSEGRREWLTIVGRSKFQKGGGPDRLPGSVYHLDGTHVTDEAAFYVAIGEAINGPGGYFGWNLAALDDCLRGRFGARAPFTLMWSESQVARQSLTRTLEGADDAPPFFEVIQTIFAEHDVDVVLR; encoded by the coding sequence ATGGATTCCGTCCAGCCGAAGTTCCTCCTGGTCGATGATGATGATCAGGTTCTCGGGGCATGCCTCGATGCCGAGGGCGTTTTCGTCGAGCCGACGGAGAGCGACGAGGGTCTCACGGTAGAAATCCTGGGATGCCTTCTTGCTCAGCGCTTACGTGACTACCTTGAGGGATCCAAGCGCTATCGCCAGAGGAATCCGCTGGACTCGCTGTGGCTCCAGATGCTCGACGTGGCAGGGGAGCCGCTCGTGGACTTCTGGATGGGCGAGATCATCGATTGGCGATCCTCGCGACTCGATCCTGAGCGGGTGGACATCGTCGCGCTGTGGGGATTCGACAGTCCGTCGGCCGGCGCACGGGACGTCTGGGAGCGCTGGCGTTCGGCTCGGCCTGATCAGCCCAACCAGTGGGCGGTGTACGGGTCGGAGGGCAGGCGGGAATGGCTGACCATCGTCGGCCGTAGCAAGTTTCAGAAGGGCGGAGGACCCGATCGTCTGCCAGGAAGCGTGTACCACCTCGATGGAACCCACGTCACCGATGAGGCCGCCTTCTACGTTGCGATCGGAGAGGCCATCAACGGGCCTGGTGGCTATTTCGGTTGGAATCTCGCCGCGCTGGACGACTGTCTGCGGGGTCGCTTCGGAGCCAGGGCGCCGTTCACCCTGATGTGGAGCGAGTCCCAGGTTGCGCGGCAGTCCCTGACGAGGACCTTGGAAGGGGCGGATGACGCTCCGCCCTTTTTCGAGGTCATCCAGACGATCTTCGCCGAGCATGATGTGGATGTCGTGTTGAGGTGA